One region of Anaeromyxobacter paludicola genomic DNA includes:
- a CDS encoding GNAT family N-acetyltransferase, with protein sequence MRKEAFFGMSREDSLDLLADARVVHLATTTPVRQPVLRASNAVVMEGAVFFHGSGAGEKGTTVGMPAVVSAEEVVAEIPSFMIDARRACVATTLYRSVQAHGHLEQVKDRAEKARILRAFMAKYQPEGGFEPLEAESPLYGAALDEMLVLRMPIEHLDGKAKLGQNREPEELARMMEKLWERGLPGDPRAIEVIRSANPGAPVPAFLDWAGGLPLTCALGTAPADLAQAVKLLEGEYWLAGLRPESIARAHELSQAWVGARDDGLVIASARAVSDGKTAWIYDVVVDRPWRGRGLGTALMRLLLDHPAVRSAAAVRLATKDAQPLYARLGFKDVSAWKRTFASSEMVLERAGR encoded by the coding sequence ATGCGAAAGGAAGCCTTCTTCGGGATGAGCCGCGAGGACTCCCTCGACCTCCTCGCCGACGCCCGCGTGGTCCACCTCGCCACCACCACCCCGGTGCGCCAGCCGGTGCTGCGCGCCTCGAACGCGGTGGTGATGGAGGGCGCGGTCTTCTTCCACGGCTCGGGCGCCGGCGAGAAGGGGACCACGGTGGGCATGCCGGCGGTGGTCTCGGCCGAGGAGGTGGTGGCGGAGATCCCGAGCTTCATGATCGACGCCCGGCGGGCCTGCGTCGCCACCACGCTCTACCGGAGCGTGCAGGCCCACGGCCACCTCGAGCAGGTGAAGGACCGGGCGGAGAAGGCGCGCATCCTCCGCGCCTTCATGGCCAAGTACCAGCCCGAGGGAGGCTTCGAGCCGCTCGAGGCCGAGAGCCCGCTCTACGGGGCGGCGCTCGACGAGATGCTCGTGCTGCGGATGCCGATCGAGCACCTCGACGGCAAGGCCAAGCTCGGCCAGAACCGCGAGCCGGAGGAGCTGGCGCGGATGATGGAGAAGCTCTGGGAGCGGGGGCTGCCGGGCGATCCACGCGCCATCGAGGTGATCCGGTCCGCCAACCCCGGCGCGCCGGTGCCGGCGTTCCTCGACTGGGCGGGAGGCCTGCCGCTCACCTGCGCGCTCGGCACCGCTCCGGCCGACCTCGCCCAGGCCGTGAAGCTCCTCGAGGGCGAGTACTGGCTCGCCGGGCTGCGGCCGGAGAGCATCGCGCGGGCCCACGAGCTCTCGCAGGCCTGGGTCGGCGCCCGCGACGACGGGCTCGTCATCGCGAGCGCGCGCGCGGTGAGCGACGGCAAGACCGCCTGGATCTACGACGTGGTGGTGGACCGGCCCTGGCGCGGCCGCGGCCTGGGAACGGCGCTCATGCGTCTCCTGCTCGACCACCCCGCCGTGCGCAGCGCCGCGGCGGTGCGGCTCGCCACCAAGGACGCGCAGCCGCTCTACGCCCGGCTCGGCTTCAAGGACGTGAGCGCCTGGAAGCGAACGTTCGCGTCGAGCGAGATGGTGCTGGAGCGGGCGGGTCGATGA
- a CDS encoding NADH-quinone oxidoreductase subunit K, with translation MSALRLATIAETVFILVVMIDFFVLASSRLKAAIRAVAAQGALLALLPLLLAPQELHVLHVLALSLGALLVKGIAIPWMLGWAMREASVSREVEPVVGYVPSLVLGGLGVMLAFAFSATLPLPTPERHPYLVATSLSTVWTGMLLVVSRKKAVSQVLGFLVLENGVFVFGLLLSDFMPWMVEAGVLLDLFAAVFVMGIVIFHIHRTFSSMDTEKLSALRD, from the coding sequence ATGAGCGCGCTCCGCCTGGCCACCATCGCCGAGACGGTCTTCATCCTGGTGGTGATGATCGACTTCTTCGTGCTCGCCTCGTCGCGGCTCAAGGCGGCCATCCGCGCGGTGGCGGCGCAGGGGGCGCTGCTGGCGCTCTTGCCGCTCCTCCTCGCGCCGCAGGAGCTGCACGTCCTCCATGTGCTCGCGCTCTCGCTGGGCGCGCTCCTCGTGAAGGGGATCGCCATCCCCTGGATGCTCGGCTGGGCCATGCGCGAGGCCTCGGTGTCGCGCGAGGTGGAGCCGGTGGTCGGGTACGTGCCGTCGCTCGTGCTCGGCGGGCTCGGCGTGATGCTGGCCTTCGCCTTCTCCGCCACCCTCCCGCTCCCCACGCCGGAGCGCCACCCCTACCTCGTCGCCACCTCGCTCTCCACCGTCTGGACCGGGATGCTGCTGGTGGTGAGCCGGAAGAAGGCGGTCTCGCAGGTGCTCGGGTTCCTGGTGCTCGAGAACGGCGTCTTCGTCTTCGGCCTGCTCCTCAGCGACTTCATGCCCTGGATGGTCGAGGCGGGCGTGCTCCTCGACCTCTTCGCGGCGGTGTTCGTGATGGGCATCGTCATCTTCCACATCCACCGGACATTCTCCTCGATGGACACCGAGAAGCTCTCGGCCCTGCGAGACTGA
- a CDS encoding hydrogenase large subunit has product MSDRLLPVRNGAVVPLSEIPVLPPAGFQLLLGETLEAGGRLAAYVGERDAGGQVRLTALLADDAAGRLGLAATLPGDALPSLARDFPQVERFERALFEEHGVRPEGHPWMKPVRGALADGAPRWAMQGPELHEVAVGPVHAGIIEPGHFRFQCHGEHVFHLEIQLGYQRREVERLLEAARGPRALALAESIAGDTAVGHALAHVSAVEALAGIEAPPRAQALRAVGLELERLANHVGDLGAIAGDVGFLPSASYLGALRAEFLNALAELCGNRFGKGLLAPGGVRFDLDPAETARLADRLSGAFAKVREAAGLLFRSPSARNRTDGTGALTRALCDELGLVGPCARACGAGRDVRRDHPAGHYRQDRPPVASADSGDVYARALVRLLEAERSAQFVDRTLQLLPEGPARVTCPPPAPGHLAVALVEGWRGELAHVVTAGEGGRFARYAVVDPSFHDWAGLALALRGEQISDFPLCNKSFNLSYAGHDL; this is encoded by the coding sequence GTGAGCGACCGCCTCCTCCCGGTCCGCAACGGCGCGGTGGTGCCGCTCTCCGAGATCCCGGTGCTGCCGCCGGCCGGGTTCCAGCTGCTCCTCGGCGAGACCCTCGAGGCGGGCGGCCGGCTCGCGGCCTACGTGGGCGAGCGCGACGCCGGCGGCCAGGTCCGGCTCACGGCGCTCCTCGCCGACGACGCCGCCGGCCGGCTCGGCCTCGCCGCCACGCTCCCCGGCGACGCGCTCCCGTCGCTCGCCCGCGACTTCCCGCAGGTGGAGCGGTTCGAGCGGGCCCTCTTCGAGGAGCACGGGGTGCGGCCCGAGGGGCACCCCTGGATGAAGCCGGTCCGCGGCGCGCTCGCGGACGGCGCCCCGCGCTGGGCCATGCAGGGGCCGGAGCTGCACGAGGTGGCGGTGGGCCCGGTCCACGCCGGGATCATCGAGCCCGGCCACTTCCGGTTCCAGTGCCACGGCGAGCACGTGTTCCACCTCGAGATCCAGCTCGGGTACCAGCGGCGCGAGGTGGAGCGGCTCCTCGAGGCGGCGCGCGGGCCGCGGGCGCTCGCCCTCGCCGAGTCGATCGCCGGGGACACCGCGGTGGGCCACGCCCTCGCGCACGTGAGCGCGGTCGAGGCGCTCGCCGGCATCGAGGCCCCGCCGCGCGCGCAGGCGCTCCGGGCGGTCGGGCTCGAGCTCGAGCGGCTCGCGAACCACGTCGGCGACCTCGGCGCCATCGCCGGCGACGTCGGCTTCCTCCCCTCGGCCTCCTACCTGGGCGCGCTCCGCGCCGAGTTCCTGAACGCGCTCGCCGAGCTCTGCGGCAACCGCTTCGGCAAGGGGCTCCTCGCCCCGGGCGGCGTCCGCTTCGACCTCGACCCGGCGGAGACGGCGCGGCTCGCCGACCGGCTCTCCGGCGCCTTCGCCAAGGTGCGCGAGGCGGCGGGCCTCCTCTTCCGCTCGCCCTCGGCGCGCAACCGGACCGACGGCACCGGGGCGCTCACGCGGGCGCTCTGCGACGAGCTCGGGCTGGTCGGCCCCTGCGCGCGGGCCTGCGGCGCCGGCCGCGACGTGCGCCGCGACCACCCGGCCGGCCACTACCGGCAGGACCGGCCGCCGGTGGCGAGCGCCGACTCGGGCGACGTCTACGCCCGGGCGCTGGTGCGGCTGCTGGAGGCCGAGCGGAGCGCCCAGTTCGTGGACCGCACCCTGCAGCTCCTCCCGGAGGGACCGGCGCGCGTCACCTGCCCGCCGCCCGCGCCGGGCCACCTCGCGGTGGCGCTCGTGGAGGGCTGGCGCGGCGAGCTCGCCCACGTGGTCACCGCCGGCGAGGGCGGCCGCTTCGCCCGCTACGCCGTGGTGGACCCGTCGTTCCACGACTGGGCCGGGCTCGCGCTGGCGCTCCGCGGCGAGCAGATCTCCGACTTCCCGCTCTGCAACAAGAGCTTCAACCTCTCCTACGCGGGGCACGACCTGTGA
- a CDS encoding respiratory chain complex I subunit 1 family protein gives MSHDLARAGLQLALLAVVPPLLPGIVSRVKARVAGRKGPPLLQLYSDLARLCRKGEVKSTTAGAAFHLGPVVAAAGALAAGLLVPGPGSPALLAFRGDLFLLAGLLAAGRFCTVLSALDTGSAFEGMGAAREVTFASLAEPALFLCLLTLSRATGELSLSAMLGPALGPAWALWAPALLLCAVALFVVALAENSRIPVDDPTTHLELTMIHEVMVLDHSGPDLALVLYGAAVKLYVFGALLARLLLGGGGQGLLGGSLSLLVGLALFAIAVGLVESTMARLRLARVPQLLVGAGVLSLFAFVLLVR, from the coding sequence GTGAGCCACGACCTCGCCCGCGCCGGGCTGCAGCTCGCGCTGCTCGCCGTCGTGCCCCCGCTCCTCCCCGGCATCGTCTCCCGCGTGAAGGCCCGCGTGGCCGGCCGGAAGGGGCCGCCGCTCCTGCAGCTCTACTCCGACCTGGCGCGGCTCTGCCGCAAGGGCGAGGTGAAGAGCACCACCGCCGGCGCCGCGTTCCACCTCGGCCCGGTGGTGGCCGCCGCCGGGGCGCTCGCCGCCGGGCTGCTCGTCCCCGGCCCGGGGTCGCCCGCCCTCCTCGCGTTCCGCGGGGACCTGTTCCTGCTGGCCGGGCTCCTCGCCGCCGGCCGGTTCTGCACCGTGCTCTCGGCCCTCGACACCGGCTCCGCCTTCGAGGGCATGGGCGCCGCCCGCGAGGTGACCTTCGCGAGCCTGGCCGAGCCGGCGCTCTTCCTCTGCCTGCTCACGCTCTCGCGCGCCACCGGCGAGCTCTCGCTGTCGGCGATGCTCGGCCCGGCGCTCGGGCCGGCCTGGGCGCTCTGGGCCCCGGCGCTCCTCCTCTGCGCGGTGGCCCTCTTCGTGGTGGCGCTCGCCGAGAACTCGCGCATCCCGGTGGACGACCCCACCACCCACCTCGAGCTCACCATGATCCACGAGGTCATGGTGCTCGACCACTCCGGCCCGGACCTCGCGCTCGTGCTCTACGGCGCGGCGGTGAAGCTCTACGTCTTCGGCGCGCTCCTCGCGCGGCTGCTGCTCGGCGGCGGCGGCCAGGGGCTCCTCGGGGGCAGCCTGTCGCTCCTCGTCGGGCTCGCGCTCTTCGCCATCGCGGTCGGGCTCGTCGAGTCCACCATGGCCCGCCTGCGGCTCGCCCGGGTGCCGCAGCTCCTCGTCGGCGCCGGCGTCCTCTCCCTCTTCGCCTTCGTCCTCCTGGTCCGATGA
- a CDS encoding nicotinate phosphoribosyltransferase codes for MPLPSALYRPSLALLTDFYQLTMAYAAWKEGLADTEAVFTISFRRHPYGGGFTIAAGLELAVDYLEHFRFDEEDLAFVAAQRGADGAPLFEAGFIDHLRGLRLEVDVDAVPEGTAVFPYEPVVRVKGPIIPCMLLETPLLDLVNFQTLIATKAARVCLAARGEPVVEFGLRRAQGVDGALAASRAAYLGGCAGTSNVLAGRLFGIPVKGTHAHSWVMLFDDEREAFESYARALPANCLFLVDTYDSLEGVRHAVEVGKWLRAQGKELLGIRLDSGDLAWLSIQARRLLDEAGFQKATVFASNELDELIIDSLKEQGARIAAWGVGTRLVTGQPDGALGGVYKLTAVRRPGEPWKYRVKLSERVQKTTIPGLLQVRRFVQDGVLVADAIYDEWSGLPSPATIVDPLDLTRRKTLDGALEGEDLLRPVFRGGALVGPRPTLEEARARVRQQLALLHPGVKRFVNPHQLPVGLEKGLFERRTALVLAARGES; via the coding sequence ATGCCGCTCCCCTCCGCCCTGTACCGCCCCTCGCTCGCGCTCCTCACCGACTTCTACCAGCTCACCATGGCCTACGCGGCCTGGAAGGAGGGGCTGGCCGACACCGAGGCGGTGTTCACGATCTCCTTCCGGCGCCACCCGTACGGCGGCGGCTTCACCATCGCCGCCGGGCTCGAGCTGGCGGTGGACTACCTCGAGCACTTCCGCTTCGACGAGGAGGACCTCGCCTTCGTCGCCGCGCAGCGGGGGGCCGACGGCGCGCCGCTGTTCGAGGCCGGCTTCATCGACCACCTGCGCGGGCTGCGGCTCGAGGTGGACGTGGACGCGGTGCCGGAGGGGACGGCCGTCTTCCCGTACGAGCCGGTCGTGCGCGTGAAGGGGCCCATCATCCCCTGCATGCTGCTCGAGACGCCGCTCCTCGACCTCGTGAACTTCCAGACCCTCATCGCCACCAAGGCGGCCCGGGTCTGCCTCGCGGCGCGGGGCGAGCCGGTGGTGGAGTTCGGGCTGCGCCGCGCGCAGGGCGTGGACGGCGCGCTGGCGGCGAGCCGCGCCGCCTACCTGGGCGGCTGCGCCGGGACCTCCAACGTTCTCGCAGGCCGGCTCTTCGGGATCCCGGTGAAGGGCACCCACGCGCACAGCTGGGTGATGCTCTTCGACGACGAGCGGGAGGCCTTCGAGTCCTACGCGCGCGCCCTGCCGGCGAACTGCCTCTTCCTCGTGGACACCTACGACTCGCTCGAGGGCGTGCGCCACGCCGTCGAGGTGGGGAAGTGGCTCCGCGCGCAGGGGAAGGAGCTGCTCGGGATCCGGCTCGACTCGGGCGACCTCGCCTGGCTCTCCATCCAGGCCCGGCGGCTGCTCGACGAGGCGGGCTTCCAGAAGGCGACCGTCTTCGCCTCCAACGAGCTCGACGAGCTCATCATCGACAGCTTGAAGGAGCAGGGGGCGCGCATCGCGGCGTGGGGCGTCGGCACCCGGCTCGTCACCGGCCAGCCCGACGGCGCGCTCGGCGGCGTCTACAAGCTCACCGCGGTCCGCCGGCCGGGCGAGCCCTGGAAGTACCGCGTCAAGCTCTCCGAGCGCGTGCAGAAGACCACCATCCCGGGGCTCCTCCAGGTGAGGCGCTTCGTGCAGGACGGGGTGCTCGTGGCCGACGCCATCTACGACGAGTGGAGCGGGCTGCCGTCGCCGGCCACCATCGTGGACCCGCTCGACCTCACCCGCCGCAAGACGCTCGACGGAGCGCTCGAGGGGGAGGACCTCCTCCGGCCGGTCTTCCGCGGCGGCGCGCTGGTCGGCCCGCGCCCCACGCTCGAGGAGGCCCGCGCGCGGGTGCGCCAGCAGCTCGCGCTGCTCCATCCGGGCGTGAAGCGGTTCGTGAACCCTCACCAGCTCCCGGTGGGGCTCGAGAAGGGGCTCTTCGAGCGGCGCACCGCGCTCGTCCTCGCCGCGCGCGGCGAGTCGTGA
- a CDS encoding PspC domain-containing protein: MTTCPYCKTGNHPQAVKCAACGSWIGAHTPAREWERAREGKMIAGVCRGLANRFDLPVAALRVAFLLTLLFGAGIGLLVYIAFWIAMPLEPEPAALPTQPIVTPPPAPGTQIQSPPSA, encoded by the coding sequence ATGACCACCTGTCCCTACTGCAAGACCGGCAACCACCCCCAGGCCGTCAAGTGCGCCGCGTGCGGCAGCTGGATCGGCGCGCACACCCCGGCCCGCGAGTGGGAGCGGGCCCGTGAGGGCAAGATGATCGCCGGGGTCTGCCGCGGCCTCGCGAACCGCTTCGACCTCCCGGTGGCGGCGCTCCGCGTGGCCTTCCTGCTGACGCTCCTCTTCGGCGCCGGCATCGGCCTCCTCGTCTACATCGCGTTCTGGATCGCGATGCCGCTCGAGCCCGAGCCGGCCGCGCTCCCCACGCAGCCGATCGTCACGCCCCCTCCCGCCCCCGGCACCCAGATCCAGTCGCCACCGAGCGCGTGA
- a CDS encoding NADH-quinone oxidoreductase subunit B family protein, whose product MIDLLRLRARLGRQTVAYPEGPARFPERFRGRPALDPDRCEAGCRACADACPVDAVLRPGEAGMALDLGRCTFCPGCEEACPTGAVRFTRDYRLAARDREALVVSGDRPLLAEALGAELRGLLGRSLRLRQVSAGGCNACEAELNATGNVQFDFSRFGVQFVASPRHADGVVVTGPVSDHMREALRRTWEATPSPKILVAVGACAISGGPFQGGSVAGGAAEALPGVPVDLFIPGCPPHPITLLDGLLRLLGRVKGEALSLSPTGIVGPARRG is encoded by the coding sequence GTGATCGATCTGCTGCGCCTGCGCGCCCGGCTCGGCCGGCAGACGGTCGCCTACCCGGAGGGCCCGGCCCGCTTCCCGGAGCGGTTCCGCGGCCGGCCGGCGCTCGACCCGGACCGCTGCGAGGCCGGCTGCCGCGCCTGCGCCGACGCCTGCCCGGTGGACGCGGTGCTCCGCCCCGGCGAGGCCGGCATGGCGCTCGACCTCGGGCGCTGCACCTTCTGCCCCGGCTGCGAGGAGGCCTGCCCCACCGGCGCGGTGCGGTTCACCCGCGACTACCGGCTCGCGGCCCGCGACCGCGAGGCGCTGGTCGTCTCCGGCGACCGGCCGCTCCTCGCCGAGGCCCTCGGGGCCGAGCTCCGCGGGCTCCTCGGCCGCTCGCTGCGGCTGCGGCAGGTCTCGGCGGGCGGCTGCAACGCCTGCGAGGCGGAGCTCAACGCCACCGGCAACGTCCAGTTCGACTTCTCCCGCTTCGGCGTCCAGTTCGTCGCCTCGCCGCGCCACGCCGACGGGGTGGTGGTGACCGGGCCGGTGTCGGATCACATGCGCGAGGCGCTGCGCCGGACCTGGGAGGCGACCCCGTCGCCGAAGATCCTGGTGGCGGTCGGCGCCTGCGCCATCTCCGGCGGGCCGTTCCAGGGCGGCTCGGTCGCGGGCGGCGCCGCCGAGGCGCTCCCGGGCGTGCCGGTGGACCTGTTCATCCCGGGCTGCCCGCCGCACCCGATCACGCTGCTCGACGGGCTGCTCCGGCTCCTCGGGCGGGTGAAGGGCGAGGCGCTCTCGCTCTCGCCGACCGGGATCGTGGGCCCGGCGCGGCGGGGGTGA
- a CDS encoding proton-conducting transporter transmembrane domain-containing protein: protein MLLVVLFPLLLGALAFALPSRRARPLLLLAGAVGHAAGVAWLFADPGEAIPGWLELDAPGKVVLATVSALFLASAAYAQRYLRLREDRENRVFVGGLLVLLAALSVVALSQHLGLLWVAIEVTTLTTAPLIYFDRDARSLEAAWKYLLVCSLGVALALLGTFFLALASAAPGGPRSLVLRELVAAGPALSRPWVRAAFVFLLVGYGTKMGLAPLHSWKPDAYGEAPGLLGALLSGGVTSAAFLALARVLQVCGAAGEGDFSRQALLVMGLLSMALACVFIVGQRDYKRMLAYSSVEHMGILAVGLGVGGAAGAGAFFHALNNGLVKGVLFLAAGSIHRSYGTKRVDEVRGALRRLPLSGPLFLAGFFAVTGAPPFGPFFSELAILQGAFGSGHAVAGALFLAFTAVIFVGMGSIVLGVVQGDPEGCPERPGQADGWGNAAPPLALLAASLVLGLWLPPSLRDLFAAASATVGGRP from the coding sequence ATGCTCCTCGTCGTCCTCTTCCCGCTGCTCCTCGGCGCCCTCGCCTTCGCGCTCCCCTCGCGCCGGGCGCGGCCGCTGCTGCTGCTCGCGGGGGCGGTGGGGCACGCGGCCGGCGTCGCCTGGCTCTTCGCGGATCCCGGCGAGGCGATCCCGGGCTGGCTCGAGCTCGACGCGCCCGGCAAGGTGGTGCTCGCCACCGTCTCGGCCCTGTTCCTCGCCTCGGCCGCCTACGCCCAGCGCTACCTGCGCCTGCGCGAGGACCGGGAGAACCGGGTCTTCGTGGGCGGCCTCCTGGTGCTGCTGGCGGCGCTCTCGGTGGTGGCGCTCTCGCAGCACCTCGGGCTCCTCTGGGTGGCCATCGAGGTGACCACCCTCACCACGGCGCCGCTCATCTACTTCGACCGCGACGCCCGCTCGCTCGAGGCCGCCTGGAAGTACCTCCTCGTCTGCTCGCTCGGCGTGGCGCTGGCGCTCCTCGGCACCTTCTTCCTCGCGCTCGCGAGCGCCGCGCCCGGCGGCCCCCGCTCGCTGGTGCTGCGGGAGCTGGTCGCCGCCGGCCCGGCCCTCTCGCGCCCCTGGGTGCGCGCCGCCTTCGTCTTCCTGCTCGTCGGCTACGGCACGAAGATGGGGCTCGCCCCGCTCCACTCCTGGAAGCCCGACGCCTACGGCGAGGCCCCGGGCCTCCTCGGCGCGCTCCTCTCCGGCGGCGTCACCAGCGCCGCCTTCCTGGCGCTGGCGCGCGTGCTCCAGGTCTGCGGCGCGGCCGGCGAGGGGGACTTCTCGCGGCAGGCGCTGCTCGTGATGGGGCTGCTCTCGATGGCGCTGGCGTGCGTCTTCATCGTGGGGCAGCGCGACTACAAGCGGATGCTGGCCTACTCCTCGGTGGAGCACATGGGCATCCTCGCCGTGGGGCTCGGCGTGGGCGGCGCGGCCGGGGCGGGCGCGTTCTTCCACGCGCTCAACAACGGCCTCGTGAAGGGCGTGCTCTTCCTCGCCGCCGGCTCCATCCACCGCTCCTACGGCACGAAGCGGGTGGACGAGGTGCGCGGCGCGCTGCGCCGGCTGCCGCTCTCCGGGCCGCTCTTCCTGGCCGGCTTCTTCGCCGTCACCGGCGCGCCGCCGTTCGGCCCCTTCTTCAGCGAGCTCGCCATCCTGCAGGGCGCCTTCGGCTCCGGCCACGCCGTGGCCGGCGCGCTCTTCCTCGCCTTCACCGCCGTGATCTTCGTCGGCATGGGGTCCATCGTCCTCGGCGTGGTGCAGGGCGACCCGGAGGGCTGCCCGGAGCGGCCGGGCCAGGCCGACGGCTGGGGGAACGCCGCGCCGCCGCTGGCGCTCCTCGCCGCCTCGCTCGTGCTCGGGCTCTGGCTCCCGCCGTCCTTGCGGGACCTCTTCGCCGCCGCCTCCGCCACCGTGGGGGGCCGGCCGTGA